The Helicobacter pylori genome includes a window with the following:
- the hcpC gene encoding Sel1-like repeat protein HcpC, whose amino-acid sequence MLENVKKSLFRVLCLGALCLGGLIAEQDPKELVGLGAKSYKEQDFTQAKKYFEKACDLKENSGCFNLGVLYYQGQGVEKDLKKAASFYAKACDLNYSNGCHLLGNLYYSGQGVSQNTNKALQYYSKACDLKYAEGCASLGGIYHDGKVVTRDFKKAVEYFTKACDLNDGDGCTILGSLYDAGRGAPKDLKKALASYDKACGLKDSPGCFNAGNMYHHGDGVAKNFKEALARYSKACELENGGGCFNLGAMQYNGEGVTRNEKQAIENFKKGCKLGAKGACDTLKQLKIKV is encoded by the coding sequence ATGTTAGAAAATGTCAAAAAATCCCTTTTTAGGGTTTTGTGCTTGGGCGCGTTGTGTTTAGGGGGGCTAATAGCAGAGCAAGACCCTAAAGAGCTTGTGGGTTTGGGGGCAAAGAGCTACAAAGAGCAAGATTTCACTCAAGCTAAGAAATATTTTGAAAAAGCTTGCGATTTGAAAGAAAATAGTGGGTGTTTTAATTTAGGGGTGCTTTATTATCAAGGGCAAGGGGTAGAAAAGGACTTGAAAAAAGCCGCCTCCTTTTACGCTAAAGCGTGCGATTTGAATTACAGCAATGGGTGTCATTTGCTAGGGAATTTATATTACAGCGGGCAAGGCGTGTCCCAAAACACCAATAAAGCCTTACAATACTATTCTAAAGCGTGCGATTTGAAATACGCTGAAGGGTGCGCGAGCTTAGGGGGGATTTATCATGATGGTAAAGTGGTAACCAGGGATTTTAAAAAAGCGGTGGAATATTTCACTAAAGCTTGCGATTTAAACGATGGCGATGGTTGCACGATATTAGGGAGCTTGTATGATGCAGGCAGAGGCGCACCTAAAGATTTGAAAAAGGCGCTCGCTTCGTATGATAAAGCTTGCGGACTAAAAGACAGCCCGGGGTGCTTTAACGCAGGGAATATGTATCATCATGGCGATGGCGTGGCGAAGAATTTTAAAGAGGCTCTCGCTCGTTATTCTAAAGCATGCGAATTGGAAAATGGCGGAGGGTGTTTCAATTTAGGGGCCATGCAATACAATGGCGAAGGCGTAACAAGGAATGAAAAGCAAGCCATAGAAAACTTTAAAAAAGGCTGTAAATTAGGCGCTAAAGGGGCGTGCGATACTCTCAAGCAGCTCAAGATCAAAGTTTAG
- a CDS encoding SDR family oxidoreductase, producing the protein MACILVSGATSGFGLEIAKAFLQKNHVVFGTGRRKENLQELQLAYPKHFIPLCFDLKNKLETKRAVETIFSMTDHIDALINNAGLALGLNKAYECDLDDWEVMIDTNIRGLLHLTRLILPSMIEHNQGTIINLGSIAGTYAYPGGNVYGASKAFVKQFSLNLRADLAGTNIRVSNVEPGLCGETEFSMVRFKGDKIKAQSVYENTIYLKPQDIANIVLWIYEQPLHVNINRIEIMPISQTFAPLPTHKNP; encoded by the coding sequence ATGGCGTGCATTTTAGTTAGCGGGGCGACTTCAGGGTTTGGGCTAGAAATCGCTAAGGCGTTTTTACAGAAAAATCATGTGGTTTTTGGCACAGGGAGACGAAAAGAGAATTTACAAGAATTGCAACTCGCTTATCCCAAGCATTTCATTCCCCTGTGTTTTGATCTTAAAAACAAGCTTGAAACTAAGCGGGCGGTAGAAACTATTTTTTCCATGACGGATCACATTGACGCTTTAATCAATAATGCTGGCTTAGCGCTAGGCTTAAACAAGGCTTATGAATGCGATCTGGACGACTGGGAAGTCATGATAGACACGAATATCAGGGGGTTGTTGCATCTCACTCGTTTGATCTTGCCCTCTATGATAGAACATAACCAAGGGACCATCATCAATCTTGGCTCTATCGCTGGCACTTACGCCTATCCTGGAGGGAATGTCTATGGAGCGAGCAAGGCGTTTGTGAAACAATTTTCTTTAAATTTGCGAGCGGATTTGGCTGGCACTAACATTAGAGTGAGCAATGTTGAACCTGGCTTGTGCGGCGAAACCGAATTCAGCATGGTGCGTTTTAAAGGCGATAAAATAAAAGCCCAATCTGTCTATGAAAACACCATTTACCTCAAGCCACAAGATATTGCTAATATCGTGCTATGGATTTACGAACAACCCTTGCATGTCAATATCAACCGCATAGAAATCATGCCCATAAGCCAAACTTTCGCTCCCCTACCCACCCATAAAAACCCTTAA